The genome window tatattatcaataacactattaatattttttatatatttataatttgaattatttaagTATTTAAATTCATAATCTGGAAAAACATAATTtaagatattaataatattagtcaaaatgctttttttttcttttccattattattaataacttcaggaattttctttttttttacatttttgttgttattaatattgtCTAGGGTATTAATATAACAagtgttattattatcattatatatattattatcattatttttaatattatcattatatttattactatcattatttttattactatcattatatttattactatcattatttttattattatcattatttttattattatcattatttttattattatcattatatatattatcattcttatcttcattttcgtcattttcttctatttccttaatattatgtatttcttttgatatattattttcatcatcaaaAGGATTCAGAGAGTCCAAAGGATTAACATTATTTTCGGTCATTTGAGAcatattatttctattacCATATAAAgggttcatattattttcttcatcttgTTTGTTATTAATATCCAATTCTGAGCTAAATATTTGTGTATtacttatattttcttcattatttaaagTAGTACTATAacaattttttgttttgtctATATCTTCGAACAGTTCTATTTTTGCTTCAATAAAACGATCGTGCGCATCtaatttttctaatattaAATTGACATCATTCAATATTTCAATATCTAAattaatcattttttttttttttttacccctttttcaaaaaaaaaaaaaaaaaattaaattttaaataaatactatttatatatcatccTTTCAGGAGGGAACATGAAAAgtatcataaaataaaaataaaataaaaataaaaataaaataaaataaatttaaaatatatataaaagaataatgtaaaaatgggacaaaaatatataaatacacacaaaaaaaaataaaaaataaaataaaaaaaaaattaaatatatatatatatatatatatataatatatcttattatatgtgtaaaaaatcaaaaatatttatctcTTATTGCACATAAAAGatgaagtaaaaaaaaaaaataataatataaaacaataataCACATAATAGAAAGTAACATTATTGTATacaaatttaaaattaaatatatataatagcaccaattatttttttttttttacacatatatatatataaatatatatatatatatatatatatatatataataccatgaatattattaattcatatatgtgtatttacttttttttttttttttaatatattttattttatttaatttatttttttttattttttgaataagtgaaatattaaatatataaattggaaaacataaaatgtatatgtatCATACACGgttgtaatataaatatattatggttataatatatatatatatatgtatttttttttttttattaattgatAAAGTTGGTATAGATATTAATCTCACacaaatgaaatataaagaatatggaaggaaatatatatatatatatatatatatatataatgtggaaaattaaaagatatattctttatatatatttgcatacttaatttcttctttttctttatttcttttggtagacatatattttatatttacataggaaatattataaatttaaaaattagaaatatataaatttttagtCTAgggaatataattttttcttaaacaaaaaatatatatatgtatctttattatatatatatatatatatatatatatattgatatattgatatatttgtgtttatatatttatttatattacatatctATAAGTTTCAATATTCTATGATGCAATATGCAAAAATAGATATTAccctataataataataataataaaaagaagttTATAACATAA of Plasmodium sp. gorilla clade G2 genome assembly, chromosome: 4 contains these proteins:
- a CDS encoding repressor of RNA polymerase III transcription MAF1, putative — its product is MINLDIEILNDVNLILEKLDAHDRFIEAKIELFEDIDKTKNCYSTTLNNEENISNTQIFSSELDINNKQDEENNMNPLYGNRNNMSQMTENNVNPLDSLNPFDDENNISKEIHNIKEIEENDENEDKNDNIYNDNNKNNDNNKNNDNNKNNDSNKYNDSNKNNDSNKYNDNIKNNDNNIYNDNNNTCYINTLDNINNNKNVKKKKIPEVINNNGKEKKSILTNIINILNYVFPDYEFKYLNNSNYKYIKNINSVIDNINYNLFYIVEKIYRGFNKKIWKILKELIDFKYCDVYTYLNDTDNDPYVDKESISSFNYFFFAKKNKRILFISCITKPKYKNQKNDEDFNNLYMGIQDDPSINEQNEYDDEDSSLC